Part of the Fusarium musae strain F31 chromosome 3, whole genome shotgun sequence genome, GCCATCGAGAGGTGAGCCGATGATAATGGCCTCAGGGTTGGCATCTGGATTGTTAGCCAAGGAAGCACTTCAGACAGAAGTTTTACATACCGTTGCCGACCATGGTAAGACCACCGTGCTTGTTCAGACCAGAAACCTTCCAGTTGCCCCTGACCCAGAAATCGCCAAAGTTGTTGGGTCGGCTGAGAGCATACGCCTTAGGGACAGTGACAAGCTCACCAACAAGACTCTCCCAAAAGTCAAGACCGTATGTGTTAGGTTGTAGTTTGGGGTTGGACACCGAGATGAGAGACTCGTTGTTGGGAACAGCAAAGACATTGCCGTCATCAAGCTTAGAGAATTGCTTGCCAGGAGGGTTACCGGTGTCCTTGCCAATAACCTTGGGCTTGAATTTGTTGTCAGAGGACTTAACAACAATGTTTCTGGGAGAAGAGATCTCAGTGAGATAGACATAGTCTTTGTTGGACCTGACGATGTTAGCAATGCTTCCTGCCTGAGTTGACGAAACTAACCTGTACTCCTCAACGAGACCATCAAGTGTGATGACATCTCCCACAGAGACGCTGCTCACAGCCGACTTTCCAAAGATGTACAGTCCCTCGGAGGTAGCAGAGCTACGATCAGGCTTTGTTGACCGCAGGTAAAAGCCAGAGCTGCCAACAGCTGTGACGAGACCCTCTACACCAGTGACATTCTTGCCAGCGTAGGAAGAGAGATAGCTGTTGCCATTGATCTCAGCAATGGTCAACGCCGCAGCCAGAGGGCTGATGAGGGAAGAGACGAAGAATTgaagcttcatgatgaagatgagtcGAGAAACACTTGAACTGCCCTGCTCTCAAAAGATGATCCACAAGGCCGCGCTCAGCTATTTGTATTCACGATAGCCTCCAAGACTCTCTCTGggttacctacctatcctGGATCTACACCAATTTGGCCCCGGCGCAAAAGACCCAAAAGGTCACCGAAAGCGATTCCGCGCTGAGCTCTCTCCCCTTGGCAAAAGGTCTATCCCTATAATTTGCCATGGCCATAACCGTCCAGTATCGCCGCCAAGCCTCCAAATGCCCTATCGATCTGGCACGTTTATCTATGCGCCAAATTGGAGGTGGCCAGTCAGCGTCGATTGTGCGACCGCCGGGGGGGTTCACGCTTTGCCCTTTTTTGCAGGTCCCTTTTGTAGCTTTGGAGGCCTTGTTGCTCTTTCGTCTTGGCCCCTGTAAATCATCAACAGATTGGAAACACTCATTGGTTGACTTTGCCCTCGTGCAATCTTGCCAGAGAAAGAGGGAGCCGGAGATATTGTCTCAGGAAGCTATCTTCCGTCCATTAAAGGACGGAAGACTTGGCAATTCATAGAATTGGGGCAGTTGATTTATCATTCGTCCAATCGAAATCATTCAGGAATCATTCAGGTTTCAGGGCACAGCCATTAGAAAACAATAAATTGTGTCATTGGTCCTAGTGATGTGAACGGGTATATATCTAGCAAAAACTCCATATGTTGGTTACCCAACTGGTTCTCTATAAAATCATGGCTTGCCAACAAGCTTAAACTTAaggctcttttttttaaaaccaAGGCAACAAAGACTATCGAAGCGGGCCGAGGTAACTCCAATTAAAGACCTACAATTCGTCCTCAATTTCGAGGACACGTGCATATCAACAGTCGGAGACCTCCGACGAAGCCGGCGAGTTGCTAAGCATGGATAGTAACAGATTGGGCCCAAGATAGCGGGATGCCCCGTCTTTGTATGCCTCAATTGATGGAAATATCTCCGCTCAAAAGTGCGCTTTATCCAACCGCTGATACAAAGCAGGTTGCGTCAAGAGCGACGTCCTGTCATTAAGGAAAGTGAAAAGTCCACCTCCTCATCACTACGCCTTCTGAATTCCACACTCGATGCCTTTAGGACAACCCAACCATTATGGTTCATTGCGATGACTAACATTGGTCCTTAGACCCTGAAAATCGCAACGACTCAAACATAAGATCACAAGCTGCTCTCGCTCACAGCCTGGGCTCTGGTCTTTATGTCGTGAGCTCTCGATGATTCGGCTACCGTGCTCAAAGCTCGGCAGCTGTATCGGGATCGATGTCTGTGTGGGTACTGGTTCTGTCGTTTACCGCCGGGACAGAAACAATCAACCAGTGCTGGTGCCGGCATCGGGCCCATTCGTAATGGCGTTCTCTTTGCCCTTCGAGTCAGGCATATCGAGATCCCGATAAAGATTATTTTCGAAAATGTAGCTGACTACAAGATCAGGAATCAAATAGTCAATCGACATGTTGCGTTTGAGCAATAGGCGAATTTTGGTGCTACTGATGTCATTGGTAACGACCTGTACCATGGTTAGTATCACAATACTGACGCAATGGTTCCAACAACATACCTGACGAATTATGTGAATATTCTTCTCCCATTGCTTCAGGTTTGCCAGGGTTGAATCAATTTCAGTTCCTGTACGCTCCAAAGCAAAAACGCCATAGTTGCCCAGGATGTGGTCAAGGTCACGCTCGTCCCACACACCAGGAGTCGACATGGTCTGGATGAGATCGAGGCCAGCAAGAAGCACAATGCGGCAGCGCTTTCGAGTTCCGTCAGTGCATTCAACACCGCCCATGACCTCATTGATCTCATAGTCAAAGTGATCAAGCACTTTGGCCGTTGGGATGTAAGTCGGGCTCTCAGCTTCCCATGGGTCGACCATTAGCCACTTAGAGCTGTTTTCGGTCGCAAGCCTACACATCTCAATCCTGTGATGAGCAGGAGCTAGGCCCTTCTTTTTGTAGGCATCGCTGACTGATATCTCGTTAGTTCAGGTATGTTTCATATATGGTAGGATTTTCATCACTTACCAGGACTCAAAAAACCTGCAACAACTTCGAAATCTGATAATGTCAGCGATGCTTCAGAAGCAATGAGCGCGCAACCTACTCTCATTGTGAGCATGGTCTCGAGCCATGGGAAACATTCGAAGGCTGCTCAAAAGTTAGCGAATGCTTGTGCAAATATTGACAAATTTCATCGTTGCCCATTTGTCGAGAGCATTGAACTTGATCGGATGATCTGTCAAAAGAGCCATAGTCATCAGGTTAAGCTTACTGGAGATAGGTGATTGGGCTGAAAGAGCCGCAAGCAACGAGACATAGCGGAGTTTTGTCTGGAGGACATGATCGTTGGAAGCGGTGCGAGGGAAAAACGTAACCCTCCCTCGTGTGCTCCTTAACGTATTGGTAGTCGCAAGCCATTTCGGCTATTGCTGTGTAGTTGATATCGGTTTCTGAGATGAGAGTGGCGGGTTGAGCGGAACGAGGGGTTTCGCGATCCGATGAGCAACAGCGGCCGGCGCCGGTAGTTGACGGCGAACGGAAGCGAGGGGCACGGCAGTATCGGCGCAGAGACCGAATTACGACCGACTCGTTGAAAATGGGCAGATCCAGCCAGTTGCGGTGATTGAAGTCGTCGGGGCTTTCAGGAGATGGTCGAAATAGAGATGTGGCAACTTTGCGATTGTTGTTGACTTGATACTGCGCAAGTCTGGAGAAATGGATAGgcggatggcgatggcgatggcgggGGTTCCGAAATCAGCAAGTATTGCACGTATTATGATGATGCAGTAAGAGTTTCGCAGGTATTATCGCTTATTGGGTTGAGGCTGCTGGCGTGTGAACAGGGGTCATGTAAGTGAATGAGTGAGTGTGTTCGTCTGGGCGGGAatagagaagaagatggaagtggGAAGTTAAAGTAGAAgtagaagaaagaaggtttTCCTTACGGCCCTTCTGCGAGAATTGGATTCAAATCTCCAGGCAGGGCAGGCAGGCATAGGCCAAAGATGGTGGGCGAGTGCTGGGTTGCGCGTGCGCCGAGATCCATTGCCTTAGCAAGGGAAAATGTGGGACTACAGAGGGAATAGGCTCTGCGCTGAGCATTCTGGTAGGTCAGATTCAGGCCTGCTAAAGAATCCGAACCTAGCCATTCGAACACCCTAGTCACCCATCGTGGACATTAACTCAACTGAATCCATGGGAGGTACAGAATCACCCACAAAATACGAAAGTCCAGGCCTTTGACGCACCATTCGCACGCCATCGACCTCAGCGGAGTGCAACGAAGCCACTGTTTTTGTTATGCTGTCCATTTGTTTTGCTTTGGTTGTTGAAGATTTTACACCTGGTAACTCCTGGAATGGTTAGTTTCCCCCATTGGCTCGTTCCCAATTCCCATCATCTACAGCACTGGAGACGTCCAATTATGCCACGATTCCCTTACCACCGATCTCTATGAGGTTTCCTTCCTCTCCAATCTTCACCCATGCTTGGCCTTGCTCGCTTCAAAGGCACTCTTGATTACTCACTAAATCATTCACGTTCTAACTTTTAGTGGCGGGGTATGACGACGGCGATCTGAGCCACTCCACCAAGCCGGCTCGAGGGAACGTGATACAGGGACAGAGGGACATCAGTAGCAGCATGAACCTAAGCTCTACGGTAGCACCAATAGGTTCCCTGTAAAGTTGCATTGTCGGCCTTGGTCTGTCTTACCGAAGCTCATCGAATTGGTCTCTGGAGCTGTGCTGCTGAAGGTAGCTTTCAATCGGTCAACCAATATGGTTATCAACCGTATAACTACAAATCATAGTTTCTGTAAATCTTCAGCATGCAGACCAAACTCAAAGCAAGATATCTCGGCTTGCTTGATGATCTGCTCCGTTTACAACTGACGGAATTTGCCATTCTCTGACATTGGGCTGTCTTCCAGTCTGACTTCGTTGCTCTGCCACAAAGATGTCTTTGTAAGCACCATGAATCAATCAGATTCCATACCAACGACAATCACTTTCTTCAATCCCTGCCAGGAAATGCGGGGTGATTCTAGCTATCTTTGATTGCCAGAACTCCTACGCTGAAGGTTTCTCGATTGACAATTACATAAATGGTTAGCATAACTGTGTGATCTTTAGTAAGTTGAGCCGGCAGTGTCTCAAACCGCCCCGATCAACATTGAGGTTTATCCATTAAATCTCTCAAACAGCAACTTATTATAGTCAAAGCTCTATTGCAGCAGTTGGCTCCACGCTCATCCCTGGGTCATATAAACATGGATGTGCTTGGAGCCCCAAACGAGCTTTCTCCACCATTCTCAACAGCGTTGTACTGTTGACTCGTGATTCAAAAATGTACCGCTTCTCGAATTTAGCACAGCCAATCTGCGTGCTGTGACTTTAAAGAGAAAGTCAGATCATGGTCTCCCAAGAATATGAATAATTTATGTCCATGTCGTGCCCTTTGGcggagaagcaggagaaaCATCTGCGACATTAACTAGTTTTTCGCTATTTTGATTGCCATCGAATCACCACTCCTGTTCTTTCAACATGGGCTTCCTATACCTTCAACCAAGTCCTACTTGTAACTGACACCCGATCGCTTCTTTAAACTCGCAGCCGAACTATCGAAAACCACAGACAATATTCTACGCCAAGAATTCGTAATCACACCAGGTATTTTCTCTTTTAGCCAGACGGTTTCAGAAGACAGCTCGCCTCGTTGCTAGTCAGACGCCGAGAAAACACGCGTGTctcttattagctacttagCGGACCAATTGATACTTTGGAGGGAGCTGAAAGAGGTCCACTGTGTCCCCAGCTCGAAGCTGCTTCTGCCACGATAGTGCTGCGATGGATTCATTTTAGCCTGTCCGTTTTAGGTGAGTGAGGGATGGGGGTCCGACAGCGGACCAGCTTGCAAATCCTCGGAAATTCGGTGTCATCACTGTAATATTTTGTCCGAGGAAATAGACGTATCTTGCTGTTCTTCGGAAAGTACAAGTAAGCATTCATCTGGACATGGCCGAGAGATAGGGCAGTGACTTGAGACTGCGGGAGGTAGTTACGGGAGCAGATGTTGATAAAAAAGAACCGCTTTGAGCGACTTCGGGACCATTTCCACCAGGAGTCACTGATTGGGGCAATTGATAGTAGAGGTTTTTACTTCCAGAGTCTCTTGGTTCGTGGCGGCTTTTCTGAGAACTATGAGAACCCTCCTAGTTACAGTAATGCGAAAAAAGATGAAATACACCGTGACAGCCTACCAGTATTACCACCCGAGTACGCTCACACACAAGAGGCTATAAATCTCTACGATTCGGAGCATTCACTTATAACGTTGTAAATTTGACCTTACTTTATGCCGAAGCTGACGAAATCAACAAGGGATATCTCACACGCCATTAAGGACCCCGTGAACTGCATCCACCGTTTGCCAGATCAAGGAAAAGCCAAATATTCCACCTgagcttaataatattagattTATAAGTCCCTCCGCCATAGACAAAGAATGTGCGGATCCGCAGCATCCAGTGCGGGATGTGGGACAAAGCGTAACTCCCGAACATGTTTGCGGGGAAACGAGTTCATTAGTAGATTACATGACTACAAAGGTAGCCTTTACCAATTCATTCTCGATTCAGGAGATTCCATAGGACAGCCCAGTTTTGTTTCCATTTGATGATGTGGCATACGCAGCGTTGATCGGCTTATGCTCGCAATGAGAGGCTGATGTAGATCAAATCCgattcaagaagctcagctcttctcctcaaccccAGACTTTGACTAACTCGGCAGTGGAACGCTCCCCGCAACTAGAGGCAAGCTTCAAGGAACATGGGGTTTGACCCTACGGTACTTCTTCAATTGTCCTTTGCACCGCCGTAGGCTAACATGAACCTCCGGCGGGCCGAGGTGTGAGACATGTGCCCAGGCAGCCAAGGAAACAGATGAGCCGGAACCAGGAAAGTACTTCAATTTGTATGCTACACTCCTCAATATCCAAAGTCCTCCCAGACAACCTTCTCTCCCAGCAACCAACCTTCCAGGGCAGTCAGCAGAGCTGGTGCTGTGCACAGAAAGAAACGGGCGTTTTGGCCTTTGAACCTCTCGATATCATCAGCGCCTATTCGTCGCTTTACTACCCGTGTCCCAGCCCGCTCGGCGTCCTCCAACAAGTTCTCCTTGTCCGGCTGACCAGTGACGAACAGTGTAGTCACATTTGAGAGCCCTGGAATTCTTGAGAACGTGTCACTCGCAAGGGGTAAGTCCTCGTAGCGTAGAGTCCAGAGCAGCACAAATGGAGCTTCGTGTTGAAGTACAGCTGGCGCTTGTGCAAGGACAGGCGTAATTCCTACACCAGCCGCGATAAAGACAGATTGAGGACCTTTCGGTTCCAAAGGGACGCGGAAGCCCTCTTCGCCGCCAAAGCCAATTACCGGTATCTCCAAAGGCACACGAAGGTTGTGCTTTCTCAGGAAGCTCGTGACTGGACCATGTTTCCTCATTGTGATTTGTACCTCTCTATTGTTCTCTGGTGGGCTTGACACAGTAAACGTTCGGACATAGTCATCGTTGATACTTTGAGGATCGTGATCGGCCATATGACTGTAGCCACTCGACACTTCTTGCTCAAAGTCCAAAGTGATATACTGTCCTGCGTGCCATGCATTGATAGGCTTTGTCGAAGATAGCTCAAAGGTGTATCGGTCAATGGATGGCGTAAGAACTTCACGCTTAATCAAGCTTGCCGTGATACCATTTAATGAGGCGTCGGCAATATGCGCATCGTATTCTGAGAGTAAGTGACGGACAGGAGGGTTGTAAGGCGAGTATTCGCCCAGTGCGCCTCGGAAAGGCAGTCCCGACTTGACGAACTTTGCAGCAGTAATTGAGATCTTTACCGCAAGTTTTGTTCTTGCAAGATAAGAAGaagcctcatcaccaacaagtaTTGATGCGCTGCCTGTGGCATAAAGAACGTTGGCTGTGTTATAATCTGGAATAACAATGCCAACCAGTGGATTCACTCTGAAGTTGCCGAGTGTCTGATATAGTCTATTGCCTGAGACTGATACTTCATTAGCTTTGTTCATGAACAAGGGGATGTAAAACTCACACTCTGGATATATCAGGTCCAGTCCGTCCTTTTCATTCTTGATAATCCTCATGAACCCTGGACTTCCTCCACGATGATTTGTGTCCATTGTGACCCCATTTGtgctcgacaagaagaacatgtCTGCCGCTGCAACCAGATCTAGGGCCTCCTGTGACAAGGGCAGCTTGTCCAAGACAAGCTCTGGTGCCATCTCATTAGGTACAATATCCTTTTTGTTGAGATATTTCGGACAGTTGCCCAGACTCTCGGTTACAGCCATGGCCATCTGTACTGCTTTGCCTTCCTCTACTGTGGCACCGGCAATCATGTTTCCTACCAGCTTTACGCGATCTCTGGTCTCCAGGTCGATGGATAATCCTGCCATTCCTTTTCCTTCGCCTCCATTCGGCCTGTTAATAGCGCCTTCTTTCACcccgtcatcgtcaatccCATCCCAGAGGGCTCTAAAGACAGGATCGTGGCGAGTATCAACTGAGCTGTTGAACGCGAGCACGCCTTCAGCTACTGGCCTTGCAAAGCCCCGGTCTCCGCCCCATACTGTAGCCCATGGGCGACCCTCGCT contains:
- a CDS encoding hypothetical protein (EggNog:ENOG41), with the translated sequence MARDHAHNENFEVVAGFLSPVSDAYKKKGLAPAHHRIEMCRLATENSSKWLMVDPWEAESPTYIPTAKVLDHFDYEINEVMGGVECTDGTRKRCRIVLLAGLDLIQTMSTPGVWDERDLDHILGNYGVFALERTGTEIDSTLANLKQWEKNIHIIRQVVTNDISSTKIRLLLKRNMSIDYLIPDLVVSYIFENNLYRDLDMPDSKGKENAITNGPDAGTSTG